In the genome of Polaribacter atrinae, one region contains:
- a CDS encoding DUF5703 domain-containing protein yields the protein MKNTICHYLLIGIALILGLAQCQQSNVHSNISNTDVVWETPSENSLGAMPAGNGDIGISLWVEKNGDLLFYVSKTDAWSENGRLLKLNKIRLTLSPNPFKVGNTFLQKLVVKDGLIFIEGGAKEDKTSINVWVDANHPVIELDIKSLKPISAKITTEPWRVNKRVITNTTELHSAYGIHGKGASKVIVEKDSILNSIDNNLVWLHRNNRSIWKENLKLQGLEEYTKNAIDPILHNTFGGLVRSNQLVKTSPTTLKTTNPVNNISASVHILTLNSSTEEKWLTQINQNANSIELKSRKDRLKNHKNWWQSFWKQSYIHVSTQNESEKERVFNISRGYNLQRYMNACSGRGNSPIKFNGSIFTVDTEDLVGEFQGLNADYRRWGGAYWWQNTRLPYWSMLESGDFELMKPLFKMYKDALPIRKFATKTYYNHEGAFFPETMFFWGNYVDANYGRDRSKLPLGMTENLFIRYYWQGGLEVSLMMLDYYSFTKDEDFLNETLLPVVTEIIHFFDKHWERDENGKILFDPAMALETYNKAINPLPEIVGIHKVCSELLKLPTSSTSSLQKKQWQRLISELPEIPLGEVDGKKVLAPAHEYSGKQNVENPELYAIFPYRVYGMGKPDLELARRTFEKRAVKGTGGWQQNAIKAAILGLTEEASKLTSTNFNTKNNAYRFPTMWGPNFDWTPDQDHGSVALIALQRMLLQYDEDQILLFPAWPKDWDVDFKLFSPDNTTIEASFKNGKIENLNVNPKSKKQNIKIITSTSE from the coding sequence ATGAAAAATACTATATGCCATTATTTATTGATTGGTATTGCCTTAATCCTAGGATTAGCACAATGTCAACAAAGCAATGTACATTCTAATATTAGTAATACTGATGTTGTTTGGGAAACTCCTTCTGAAAACTCTTTAGGGGCTATGCCTGCAGGAAATGGAGATATAGGTATTAGTTTATGGGTAGAAAAAAATGGAGACCTTTTATTTTATGTGTCAAAAACGGACGCTTGGAGTGAAAATGGTCGTTTATTAAAATTAAATAAAATACGATTAACGCTTTCTCCAAACCCTTTTAAAGTAGGCAATACATTTCTTCAAAAGTTAGTAGTAAAAGATGGATTAATATTCATTGAAGGTGGAGCAAAAGAAGATAAAACTTCTATTAATGTTTGGGTAGACGCCAATCATCCTGTTATTGAGTTAGATATTAAAAGTTTAAAACCAATTAGCGCAAAAATAACTACAGAACCTTGGCGAGTTAACAAAAGAGTAATTACAAACACCACAGAACTTCATTCTGCTTACGGAATCCACGGAAAAGGTGCTTCCAAAGTTATTGTAGAAAAAGACTCAATACTCAATTCAATAGATAATAATTTAGTTTGGCTACATCGAAATAACCGATCTATTTGGAAAGAAAACCTTAAGTTACAAGGACTAGAAGAGTACACAAAAAATGCGATAGACCCAATACTTCACAATACATTTGGAGGTTTAGTTCGTTCTAATCAACTCGTTAAAACATCCCCAACCACATTAAAAACAACTAATCCTGTAAATAATATATCAGCATCTGTACATATATTAACCCTAAATTCATCAACGGAAGAAAAATGGTTAACTCAAATTAACCAAAACGCTAATTCAATTGAATTAAAATCGCGAAAAGATCGCTTGAAAAATCATAAAAATTGGTGGCAATCATTCTGGAAACAAAGTTATATACATGTATCAACTCAAAATGAATCTGAAAAGGAAAGAGTATTCAACATTTCTCGTGGTTACAACCTACAACGCTATATGAATGCTTGTTCTGGTCGTGGAAATTCTCCCATAAAATTTAATGGATCCATTTTTACAGTCGACACAGAAGATTTGGTTGGAGAATTTCAAGGTTTAAATGCCGATTATAGACGTTGGGGTGGCGCTTATTGGTGGCAAAACACACGTTTACCATATTGGTCAATGCTAGAATCTGGAGATTTCGAATTAATGAAACCTTTATTTAAAATGTATAAAGATGCATTGCCAATACGAAAATTTGCTACCAAAACGTATTACAATCATGAAGGTGCTTTTTTCCCTGAAACGATGTTTTTCTGGGGTAATTATGTAGATGCTAATTATGGGCGAGATAGATCGAAGTTACCGCTTGGTATGACCGAAAATCTATTCATCCGCTATTATTGGCAAGGAGGACTTGAGGTTTCACTAATGATGCTCGATTATTATTCGTTTACAAAAGATGAAGATTTTTTAAATGAAACCTTACTACCTGTGGTCACTGAAATTATTCATTTCTTTGACAAACATTGGGAGCGTGATGAAAATGGAAAAATACTGTTTGACCCTGCTATGGCTCTTGAAACCTACAATAAAGCTATTAATCCTTTGCCTGAAATAGTAGGAATTCATAAAGTTTGCTCAGAATTATTAAAACTTCCTACTTCTTCAACAAGCTCACTTCAAAAAAAACAATGGCAAAGGTTAATTTCTGAATTACCAGAAATTCCATTAGGAGAAGTAGATGGAAAAAAAGTACTAGCACCTGCTCACGAATACAGCGGAAAGCAAAATGTTGAAAACCCTGAGCTATATGCAATTTTCCCTTACCGTGTTTATGGAATGGGCAAACCAGATTTAGAATTAGCACGTCGTACTTTTGAAAAAAGAGCGGTAAAAGGAACTGGTGGCTGGCAGCAAAACGCCATTAAAGCAGCAATTTTAGGCCTAACTGAAGAAGCTTCAAAACTCACATCAACTAATTTTAATACTAAAAATAATGCATACCGTTTTCCAACAATGTGGGGACCTAATTTCGATTGGACTCCAGATCAAGATCACGGTTCGGTTGCTTTAATTGCTTTACAACGTATGTTGCTTCAGTATGATGAAGATCAAATTTTATTATTTCCTGCTTGGCCAAAAGACTGGGACGTAGACTTTAAACTATTTTCTCCAGATAATACAACTATAGAGGCTTCATTTAAAAATGGAAAGATTGAAAACTTAAATGTAAATCCAAAGAGTAAAAAACAAAATATAAAAATAATAACATCTACATCTGAATAA
- a CDS encoding SDR family oxidoreductase, translating into MNTTFEIKDKVAVITGGGGSLGSCVAKSLALSGVKIVLLTRNEQILIPQLEELRSAGCQAIAIKTDILSEESLLQAKEKIIDLYGRVDILLNIAGGNLPGATIGEDQTIFNLAMEDFDTVTKLNLNGTVIPSIVFGKVMSNQKEGVIINYSSMAVQRAITRVAGYSASKAAMENFTRWMSVEMATKFGDKIRVNAIAPGFFIGNQNRKLLLNDDGSYTSRGEAIIKNTPMGRFGNADELNGVIHFLCSDASKFITGVVIPVDGGFSAFSGV; encoded by the coding sequence ATGAATACCACATTTGAAATTAAAGATAAAGTAGCCGTAATTACTGGAGGTGGAGGATCACTTGGTAGTTGTGTTGCAAAAAGCCTTGCATTGTCGGGTGTAAAAATAGTTTTACTAACTAGAAACGAACAGATATTAATTCCTCAACTCGAAGAATTGAGATCTGCAGGTTGCCAAGCAATAGCAATAAAAACAGATATTTTATCTGAAGAATCTTTACTGCAAGCAAAAGAAAAAATAATTGACCTTTATGGTAGAGTTGATATTTTATTAAATATTGCAGGAGGTAATTTACCCGGTGCAACTATTGGAGAAGATCAAACAATTTTTAATCTTGCTATGGAAGATTTTGACACAGTAACTAAATTAAACCTTAACGGAACAGTAATCCCTTCAATTGTATTTGGTAAAGTAATGTCAAATCAAAAAGAAGGTGTCATCATAAATTACTCTTCTATGGCTGTGCAAAGAGCAATTACAAGAGTAGCGGGTTATTCAGCATCAAAAGCAGCGATGGAAAACTTTACAAGATGGATGTCTGTTGAAATGGCTACTAAATTTGGAGATAAAATACGTGTAAATGCAATTGCACCAGGTTTTTTTATAGGGAATCAAAATAGAAAATTATTATTAAATGATGATGGTTCTTACACATCAAGAGGTGAGGCTATTATTAAAAATACGCCTATGGGAAGGTTTGGAAATGCGGATGAATTAAATGGAGTTATCCACTTTTTATGCAGTGACGCCTCTAAGTTTATTACTGGAGTTGTTATTCCTGTAGATGGTGGATTTAGTGCTTTTAGCGGTGTGTAA
- the uxuA gene encoding mannonate dehydratase produces MLQTWRWYGPTDPVTLSDIKQAGVQGIVTALHHIPNGEIWSVNEIQKRKKLIEDSGLVWSVVESVPIHESIKTQTGDFNKRIENYKQSLINLANCGIYVVCYNFMPVLDWTRTHLHWELADGSTALRFDKIDMVVFECFIMQRTGCELDYSSKVVELANARFLSMTLQEKQQLEDNILKGLPGTVEDLTMPVFKDMIAQYDHINHKELKSNLSFFLNEVIPVAEKKGIKMAIHPDDPPFDILGLPRIVKSEEDLDDLVNFIDSPSNGITFCTGSLGTNPKNNLPSMIEKFGNRIHFLHLRNVKREKDGSFYEDNHLEGSSDMYEIVKSAVKISNEQQISIPMRPDHGHQMLDDLKTNNNYPGYTAIGRLRGLAELRGLEMGIIKSLS; encoded by the coding sequence ATGCTACAAACTTGGAGATGGTACGGACCAACAGACCCTGTAACCCTCTCAGACATAAAACAAGCTGGGGTTCAAGGTATTGTTACTGCATTACATCATATTCCTAATGGTGAAATATGGTCAGTTAACGAAATTCAAAAAAGAAAAAAACTCATTGAAGATAGCGGTCTGGTTTGGTCAGTTGTAGAATCTGTTCCAATACATGAAAGCATAAAAACCCAAACAGGTGATTTCAACAAAAGAATTGAAAATTATAAACAAAGCCTCATAAATTTAGCCAACTGTGGTATTTATGTAGTTTGCTATAATTTTATGCCAGTGTTAGATTGGACCCGTACTCATCTTCATTGGGAACTTGCAGATGGAAGTACCGCCTTAAGATTTGATAAAATTGATATGGTAGTTTTTGAGTGTTTTATAATGCAACGAACTGGTTGTGAATTAGACTATTCTTCTAAAGTTGTTGAACTGGCAAATGCTCGTTTTTTAAGTATGACACTACAAGAAAAACAACAACTTGAAGATAATATCCTAAAAGGTTTACCAGGTACAGTAGAAGATCTTACGATGCCGGTTTTTAAAGATATGATTGCTCAATACGATCATATCAACCACAAGGAGTTAAAATCTAATTTATCTTTTTTCCTTAATGAAGTTATTCCTGTAGCTGAAAAAAAAGGAATTAAAATGGCTATTCATCCTGATGATCCTCCATTTGATATTTTAGGACTTCCAAGAATTGTAAAATCTGAAGAAGACTTGGATGATTTGGTTAATTTTATAGATAGCCCCTCTAATGGAATCACATTTTGCACAGGTTCTTTAGGAACAAATCCAAAAAATAATCTTCCAAGTATGATTGAAAAATTTGGAAACCGAATTCATTTTCTTCATTTACGTAATGTGAAACGTGAAAAAGATGGTAGTTTTTATGAAGACAACCATTTAGAAGGTTCTTCAGATATGTATGAAATTGTTAAATCAGCCGTGAAAATTAGTAATGAACAGCAAATTTCTATACCAATGCGTCCTGATCATGGTCATCAAATGTTAGATGACTTAAAAACAAATAACAACTACCCAGGTTATACCGCTATAGGCCGTTTGCGTGGGTTAGCAGAATTGCGAGGACTAGAAATGGGAATAATTAAATCTTTATCATAA
- the uxaC gene encoding glucuronate isomerase: protein MNKNLIHDNFLLHNKFSEALYHDYAAKMPIIDYHNHLSPSEIANDKVFGNITDAWLKGDHYKWRALRAFGINEKYITGNSTDKEKFMNWAKTVPYTLRNPLYHWTHLELARYFNIYELLNEKNGEAIFNETSSLLNTPEFSSRSLLKKMNVEVLCTTEDPLDTLIHHQKIASSNLKTKVSTAFRPDKAITIDDLTYNDYLDKLEEVVGFSISSYDDLCDALKKRITYFKENGCTLSDHGLKYICFENYTETEIKSIFKKKRSRNNITNLESSKFQTSILQFLCEIYSDLGWVQQFHLGALRQNNSRITNLLGADAGCDSIGDYPQVYTLSKFLDSLDCKNKLTKTIIYNLNPADNESFATMVGNFNDGSIKGKIQFGSGWWFMDQKDGITKQINTLSNMGLLSCFVGMLTDSRSFLSFTRHEYFRRILCNIFGEEIAKGELPNDIEWVGKIIEDICYKNAKSYFNY from the coding sequence ATGAACAAAAATCTTATTCACGACAATTTTTTATTACATAACAAATTTTCAGAAGCACTTTATCATGATTATGCAGCCAAAATGCCCATAATAGATTACCATAATCATTTATCTCCATCAGAGATTGCAAATGATAAAGTATTTGGAAATATTACGGATGCTTGGTTAAAAGGAGACCATTACAAATGGCGAGCATTACGAGCTTTTGGAATTAATGAGAAATATATAACTGGGAATTCCACAGATAAAGAAAAATTTATGAATTGGGCTAAAACGGTGCCATATACTTTAAGAAATCCTCTTTATCATTGGACTCATTTAGAACTTGCAAGATATTTTAATATTTACGAATTATTAAATGAAAAGAATGGCGAGGCTATATTTAATGAAACGTCAAGCCTTTTAAATACACCTGAATTCAGTAGCAGAAGTTTATTAAAAAAAATGAATGTTGAAGTACTTTGTACTACAGAAGATCCTTTAGATACATTAATACATCATCAAAAAATAGCTTCAAGTAACCTTAAAACAAAAGTAAGTACTGCCTTTAGACCAGATAAGGCAATTACAATTGACGATCTTACTTATAATGATTATTTAGATAAATTAGAAGAAGTGGTTGGTTTTTCTATTTCTTCGTATGATGATTTATGTGATGCTTTAAAAAAACGGATTACCTATTTTAAAGAAAACGGTTGCACATTATCCGATCACGGTTTAAAATACATTTGTTTTGAAAATTATACGGAAACTGAAATTAAATCTATTTTTAAAAAGAAACGTTCTAGAAATAATATAACCAATTTAGAATCCTCAAAATTTCAAACTTCAATTTTACAATTTTTATGTGAAATTTATAGTGATTTGGGCTGGGTTCAGCAATTTCATTTAGGAGCACTTAGACAAAACAACAGTAGAATTACAAATCTATTAGGCGCTGATGCTGGTTGCGATTCTATTGGAGATTACCCACAAGTTTATACATTATCAAAATTTTTAGATAGTTTGGATTGTAAAAATAAATTAACAAAAACAATTATTTACAATTTAAATCCAGCCGATAATGAATCTTTTGCAACTATGGTTGGAAACTTTAATGATGGCTCCATAAAAGGAAAAATTCAATTTGGGTCTGGATGGTGGTTTATGGATCAGAAAGATGGCATTACAAAACAAATAAATACGCTATCTAATATGGGCTTATTAAGTTGTTTTGTAGGTATGCTTACAGATTCAAGAAGTTTTTTATCCTTTACAAGGCACGAGTATTTTAGACGCATACTTTGCAACATTTTTGGAGAAGAAATTGCAAAAGGCGAATTGCCAAACGATATTGAATGGGTTGGAAAAATAATTGAGGATATCTGCTATAAAAATGCAAAATCATATTTTAACTACTAA
- a CDS encoding MFS transporter, whose translation MNKIKQRIGNYRYRILGLLLFATTINYFDRSIIGVMAPTLQKLFDWTNNDYANIIISFQVAYAIGMLTMGGIIDKLGTKIGYTVAIGIWSVFGMLHAAVRPGFSIIGFSLARFGLGFGEAGNFPAAIKTVAEWFPKKERAFATGIFNAATSIGAIAAPFVVGLIVHEDGKNWQIPFLITGALSAIWIILWLKYYKKPEAHPSLSKEELEYIQSDSEVETVGAKIPWIKIIKKRQAWAFAMAKVTDAVWWFYLFWGAKFLAETFGLKLKDIGLPFFIMYMLADLGSIFGGYLSGYFIRKGWSVNKARKITLLICAVMIIPVSYVAFAENKWVAVVLIGIGAAGHQAWSANIYTLVSDVFPKKATASVVGIGGMVGAVTGIVSSKILGSLLDKADNTAYFWAFLIAGSCYLVVLGCIHLLMPKMTPLDENLVTVKE comes from the coding sequence ATGAATAAAATAAAACAGAGAATAGGAAACTATCGTTATCGAATATTGGGGTTATTATTATTTGCTACTACTATTAATTACTTTGATAGAAGTATTATTGGGGTTATGGCTCCAACACTTCAAAAATTATTTGATTGGACGAATAACGATTACGCAAATATTATTATAAGTTTTCAAGTTGCTTACGCAATTGGTATGTTAACTATGGGAGGCATAATTGATAAACTAGGAACTAAAATTGGATATACAGTTGCCATTGGAATTTGGAGTGTTTTTGGAATGTTACATGCTGCCGTAAGACCTGGTTTTAGTATTATTGGTTTTAGTTTGGCAAGATTTGGTTTAGGATTTGGAGAGGCTGGAAATTTCCCAGCAGCTATAAAAACTGTTGCAGAATGGTTTCCAAAAAAAGAACGGGCTTTTGCTACTGGAATTTTTAATGCAGCTACCAGTATTGGAGCCATAGCAGCACCTTTTGTGGTCGGTTTGATTGTTCATGAAGATGGTAAAAATTGGCAGATTCCATTTTTAATTACAGGGGCATTAAGTGCAATATGGATTATATTATGGTTGAAATATTATAAAAAACCAGAAGCGCATCCCTCACTAAGTAAAGAAGAACTTGAATACATACAAAGTGATTCTGAAGTCGAAACTGTAGGTGCGAAAATTCCTTGGATAAAAATTATAAAAAAACGTCAAGCCTGGGCTTTTGCCATGGCAAAAGTTACAGATGCTGTTTGGTGGTTTTACCTTTTCTGGGGAGCAAAGTTTTTAGCAGAAACCTTTGGTTTAAAATTAAAAGATATTGGATTACCATTTTTTATAATGTATATGCTAGCTGATTTAGGAAGTATTTTCGGAGGATATTTATCAGGATATTTTATAAGAAAAGGCTGGTCTGTTAATAAGGCTCGTAAAATTACATTACTAATATGCGCTGTTATGATTATTCCTGTAAGTTATGTAGCTTTTGCTGAAAATAAATGGGTTGCTGTAGTACTTATTGGTATTGGAGCGGCAGGACATCAGGCTTGGTCTGCTAATATATATACGCTAGTATCAGATGTTTTTCCTAAAAAAGCAACAGCTTCTGTTGTTGGAATTGGAGGAATGGTTGGTGCTGTCACCGGAATTGTAAGTAGTAAAATATTAGGCTCTCTATTGGATAAGGCAGACAATACTGCATATTTTTGGGCTTTCTTAATTGCTGGTTCTTGTTATTTAGTAGTTTTAGGGTGTATTCATTTATTGATGCCAAAAATGACTCCTTTGGATGAAAATTTAGTAACTGTTAAAGAATGA
- a CDS encoding DUF4372 domain-containing protein: MGKSTIFFGQPIFSQMISLNDKGEITARGLSDKSDPYCKRFSTFQHLITMVYGVTSGCNS; encoded by the coding sequence ATGGGTAAAAGTACTATTTTTTTCGGACAGCCCATCTTCAGTCAAATGATAAGTTTAAATGATAAGGGTGAAATAACTGCGCGAGGTTTATCTGATAAATCAGATCCTTATTGCAAGCGGTTTTCGACATTTCAGCATTTAATAACAATGGTTTATGGTGTTACCTCAGGATGCAACTCATAA
- the tnpA gene encoding IS200/IS605 family transposase gives MKDDHIYKSHNKTLLMYHLVFPLKYRKRVITEDVGKTLITICAEIPERYEIEFIEIGHESNHVHFLIQSVPKLSISKLVRILKSLTAREMFRLHPEIKLLLWGGNFWTSGFYANRVGLYAGKEVIQQYVQNQRKDKEEYKKIHSGQLKLF, from the coding sequence GTGAAAGATGACCATATATATAAGAGCCATAACAAAACCTTGTTGATGTATCACTTGGTATTTCCTTTGAAATACAGAAAGCGTGTTATAACAGAAGATGTTGGAAAAACCTTAATAACTATATGTGCAGAGATTCCTGAACGTTATGAGATTGAGTTTATAGAAATAGGGCATGAATCAAACCATGTTCATTTTCTAATTCAAAGTGTTCCTAAATTGTCAATAAGTAAATTAGTTCGAATACTAAAGAGTTTAACAGCGCGAGAGATGTTCCGTCTGCATCCAGAAATAAAATTATTATTATGGGGAGGGAATTTTTGGACAAGTGGATTTTATGCAAATAGGGTTGGCTTGTATGCAGGAAAGGAAGTGATTCAGCAATATGTTCAGAACCAAAGAAAAGATAAAGAAGAATACAAGAAAATTCATTCTGGACAGCTCAAATTATTTTAA
- a CDS encoding transposase, translating into MKNHPFFKLFLCYKPRQASGNSFRLKNNAKETLLEEFDLEQATPDNILRDAKIGLNYKDDNGLEKQVELRLVSFYHQEKNKAYYFISNLFELPAEQIAMLYKKRWEIELLFKKIKQNFPLQYFYRDNKNAIQIQIWSTLIALLLITVMKKKLTKSSIQ; encoded by the coding sequence ATGAAAAACCATCCGTTTTTCAAACTTTTCCTTTGCTACAAACCGAGGCAAGCCTCGGGGAATTCTTTTCGATTAAAAAACAATGCTAAAGAAACACTTTTAGAAGAGTTCGACCTCGAACAAGCCACACCAGACAACATTTTAAGAGATGCTAAAATTGGTCTTAATTACAAGGATGATAACGGATTGGAAAAGCAAGTAGAGTTACGGTTAGTATCATTCTATCACCAAGAAAAAAACAAGGCATACTATTTTATTTCCAATCTTTTTGAACTACCAGCAGAACAAATAGCAATGCTTTATAAAAAACGATGGGAAATAGAATTACTGTTCAAAAAAATAAAACAAAACTTCCCTTTACAATACTTTTATAGAGATAACAAAAATGCGATACAAATACAGATTTGGTCTACACTTATAGCATTATTACTTATTACCGTTATGAAAAAGAAGTTAACAAAATCCTCCATTCAATAA
- a CDS encoding IS30 family transposase yields the protein MELKKHRRLTLKERVIIQTLLKEKKTKSYIANRLDRSRSTIGREVNKFVTEPGEKYDADLAHWCAKSDYLNKRNLDKISTYSLLRYFVYKGLLLNWTPEQISGRLKKLYPNDPIMSISHEAIYRHIYTRPQARLNKKLIKLLVRKKTRRRTSKKRRGGGSKIINQVSIDNRPGHIELRNEVGHWEGDLVIGKNHKSAIGTIVERKTRFTLIIKLESKKADEVANEFSKILNKLNPIYKKSMTYDNGIEMARHEKITKKTGMKIYFAHPYSSWERGTNENTNGLIRRYLPKGTNFNEIDLKQLQIIQEKLNNRPRKIIGYKTPKEMMDIELKFVA from the coding sequence ATGGAATTAAAAAAACATAGACGATTAACTTTAAAAGAAAGAGTTATTATTCAGACACTTTTAAAGGAAAAAAAGACTAAATCTTATATAGCAAATAGACTTGATAGATCTCGTTCAACTATCGGTAGAGAAGTTAATAAATTTGTAACAGAACCAGGTGAAAAATATGATGCTGATTTAGCTCATTGGTGTGCTAAATCAGATTATTTAAACAAGAGAAATTTAGATAAAATAAGTACATATTCTTTACTTAGATATTTTGTATATAAAGGTCTTTTATTAAACTGGACTCCTGAACAGATTTCTGGAAGACTAAAAAAATTATATCCCAATGATCCGATAATGTCTATTTCGCATGAAGCTATTTATAGACACATTTATACCAGACCACAAGCCCGTTTAAACAAAAAGTTAATTAAACTATTAGTTCGTAAAAAAACAAGACGTAGAACCTCTAAAAAAAGACGTGGTGGTGGAAGTAAGATTATAAACCAAGTCAGCATTGACAATAGACCAGGGCATATTGAACTCAGAAATGAAGTTGGACATTGGGAAGGAGATTTAGTCATTGGAAAGAACCATAAAAGCGCCATAGGAACCATTGTAGAACGTAAAACAAGATTCACTTTAATTATTAAATTAGAATCTAAAAAAGCGGATGAAGTAGCTAATGAATTTTCTAAAATATTAAATAAATTAAATCCTATTTATAAAAAATCTATGACATATGACAACGGTATTGAAATGGCAAGACACGAAAAAATCACTAAAAAAACAGGTATGAAAATATATTTTGCTCACCCCTATTCTTCATGGGAAAGAGGAACAAACGAAAACACAAATGGACTCATTAGAAGATACCTTCCAAAGGGAACTAATTTTAATGAAATCGACTTAAAACAACTTCAAATTATTCAAGAAAAATTAAACAATAGACCTCGAAAAATTATAGGGTATAAAACACCAAAAGAAATGATGGATATTGAACTGAAATTTGTAGCTTAG
- the tatA gene encoding twin-arginine translocase TatA/TatE family subunit, translated as MYSLATNFMFIGGPQLIIIVVVVLLLFGGKKIPELMKGLGSGIKEFKNAAKEEPEEKLEEKK; from the coding sequence ATGTATAGTTTAGCAACAAATTTTATGTTCATTGGTGGTCCACAACTAATTATTATTGTGGTAGTAGTTTTACTATTATTTGGTGGTAAGAAAATTCCAGAATTAATGAAAGGTTTAGGAAGCGGAATTAAAGAGTTTAAAAACGCTGCTAAAGAAGAACCAGAAGAAAAATTAGAAGAGAAAAAATAA
- a CDS encoding head GIN domain-containing protein gives MKKIVFIFTLMFSFTLAAQTTVTKNLGDYSELKVYNGIELELIKSADQKLEITGEKSEMVKIKNVNNILKISLPFSLKPENNAADGQVLVKLYYNKNIAIIDANEGATVTGKDINQDKLEVNSQERAFINLTTDVKYLTVKTSSGGIIKLTGTADNQEVDVDLYGIYNGFDMQVTSNSNVFAGTGAKAEVLAGKTLSAKVSFGGSIFYKGDPEVVQDKKVIGGIIQKRN, from the coding sequence ATGAAAAAAATAGTATTCATATTCACGTTAATGTTCAGTTTTACATTAGCTGCACAAACAACTGTAACTAAAAATTTGGGTGATTATTCTGAGTTAAAAGTTTATAATGGTATAGAGTTAGAATTGATAAAATCTGCAGATCAAAAATTAGAAATTACTGGAGAAAAATCTGAAATGGTTAAAATTAAGAATGTGAATAACATCTTAAAAATATCTTTACCTTTCTCTTTAAAACCAGAAAACAATGCTGCAGATGGTCAAGTATTAGTAAAGCTCTATTATAATAAAAATATAGCTATTATAGATGCTAATGAAGGTGCAACGGTAACCGGTAAAGATATAAATCAAGATAAATTAGAAGTTAACTCGCAAGAAAGAGCTTTTATTAATTTAACAACAGACGTTAAATATTTAACTGTTAAAACATCATCTGGCGGAATTATAAAATTAACTGGTACTGCAGATAACCAAGAAGTAGATGTAGACTTATATGGTATTTATAATGGTTTTGACATGCAAGTAACTAGTAATTCTAATGTTTTTGCAGGTACAGGAGCTAAAGCAGAAGTTTTAGCTGGTAAAACTTTAAGTGCTAAAGTAAGCTTTGGAGGATCTATATTTTACAAGGGAGATCCAGAGGTTGTTCAAGATAAAAAAGTAATTGGTGGAATTATTCAAAAAAGGAATTAA